Proteins encoded together in one Undibacterium sp. CCC3.4 window:
- the fdhD gene encoding formate dehydrogenase accessory sulfurtransferase FdhD: MTAAERIAAASHLVELQRHTYTAAPAPLSRERVAAEVPIALVYNGISHAVMMATPLDLADFAIGFSLSEQIVERRAQIYDSVIVPLANSSVGALELRIEIAASCFARFKQQRRALTGNSGCGLCGVDSLQSFEVPLPQVSASAPVSKAALARAWQGLSAQQYLHGVTGSMHAAAWADVNGDIVCLREDVGRHNALDKLIGALALSPARAPGFAIMSSRASYELLQKAARADIGLLATVSAPTALAINIAERAGISLLGFVRERGFVVYAGAERWCTE; encoded by the coding sequence TACACGGCCGCGCCGGCACCGCTCAGTCGCGAACGGGTCGCCGCCGAAGTGCCGATTGCCTTGGTCTACAATGGCATCAGCCACGCAGTGATGATGGCGACCCCGCTGGACCTGGCCGACTTCGCCATCGGTTTCAGTCTGAGTGAACAGATCGTCGAGCGGCGCGCTCAAATCTACGACAGCGTCATCGTGCCGCTAGCGAACAGCAGCGTCGGTGCGCTTGAGTTGCGCATCGAGATCGCCGCCTCCTGCTTCGCCCGCTTCAAACAGCAGCGGCGCGCCCTGACCGGTAACAGCGGTTGCGGTTTGTGTGGCGTCGATAGCTTACAAAGCTTTGAAGTGCCGCTGCCGCAGGTCAGTGCCAGCGCACCTGTCAGCAAGGCGGCACTGGCACGTGCTTGGCAAGGCTTGAGTGCCCAGCAGTATCTGCATGGTGTGACCGGGTCCATGCACGCGGCGGCTTGGGCCGATGTTAACGGAGACATCGTCTGCTTGCGCGAAGACGTAGGTCGTCACAATGCGCTCGATAAATTGATCGGCGCGCTCGCGCTCAGCCCTGCGCGCGCGCCTGGTTTTGCCATCATGAGTAGCCGCGCCAGCTATGAATTGCTGCAAAAAGCAGCGCGGGCCGACATCGGCTTATTGGCCACCGTATCGGCACCGACTGCACTGGCCATCAACATAGCCGAACGTGCCGGTATCAGTTTGCTCGGCTTCGTGCGCGAGCGTGGCTTTGTCGTGTATGCCGGGGCAGAGCGCTGGTGTACCGAATGA
- the thrC gene encoding threonine synthase: MHYASTRGYAAEQSFSAILLGGLAPDGGLYLPQTYPQVSSAELDAWRSLSYADLAVAVLSKFATDIPAADLQALVQRTYTAEVYRNARSDEAAADITPLRLLEQTEDGRRLVLQALSNGPTLAFKDMAMQLLGNLFEYTLAKHAAELNIFGATSGDTGSAAEYAMRGKKGIRVFMLSPHKKMSAFQTAQMFSLQEENIFNIAVDGVFDDCQDMVKAVSNDLAYKAQQKIGTVNSINWARVVAQVVYYFRGYLSATARNEEKVSFTVPSGNFGNICAGHIARMMGLPIDKLVVATNENDVLDEFFRSGIYRVRKSAETWHTTSPSMDISKASNFERFIYDLLDGDGARVAALFKKVETEGGFDLSGGPGSDGDEFKKIARFGFESGKSVHSDRIATIRAVEKNYGITVDTHTADGIKVAREHWQPGVTMIVLETALPAKFNETIREALGRDALRPPGFDHLEGLPQRFEVMSTDVATMKAYIAKHTGL; this comes from the coding sequence ATGCACTATGCTTCTACCCGCGGCTACGCCGCTGAACAAAGTTTTTCTGCCATTCTGCTGGGTGGCTTGGCACCTGACGGCGGTTTGTACTTGCCGCAAACGTATCCGCAAGTCAGTTCGGCAGAACTCGACGCCTGGCGCAGCCTGTCGTATGCCGACTTGGCCGTAGCGGTGTTGAGTAAATTCGCCACCGATATTCCGGCAGCCGATTTGCAGGCACTGGTGCAGCGCACCTATACCGCCGAGGTCTACCGCAATGCGCGCAGCGATGAAGCCGCGGCCGACATCACGCCGCTGCGACTGCTGGAGCAAACCGAAGATGGCCGGCGCTTGGTGTTACAAGCCTTGTCGAATGGCCCGACGCTGGCCTTCAAAGACATGGCCATGCAATTGCTCGGCAATTTGTTTGAATACACCCTGGCCAAGCACGCTGCAGAATTGAATATTTTCGGTGCCACCTCGGGCGACACCGGCAGCGCTGCCGAATACGCGATGCGTGGGAAGAAAGGCATACGCGTGTTCATGCTTTCGCCGCATAAAAAAATGAGTGCATTTCAAACCGCACAAATGTTCAGCTTGCAGGAAGAGAACATCTTTAACATCGCCGTCGATGGCGTGTTCGATGATTGCCAAGATATGGTCAAGGCAGTCTCGAATGATCTGGCCTACAAGGCACAGCAAAAAATCGGTACGGTCAATTCGATCAACTGGGCCCGCGTCGTGGCTCAAGTGGTTTACTACTTCCGTGGCTATCTGAGTGCCACCGCGCGTAACGAAGAAAAAGTCTCATTTACCGTTCCTTCCGGTAATTTCGGTAATATCTGTGCCGGTCATATCGCCCGCATGATGGGCCTGCCGATCGACAAGCTCGTGGTCGCCACCAATGAAAACGATGTGCTCGACGAATTTTTCCGCAGCGGCATCTACCGCGTGCGTAAATCGGCCGAAACCTGGCATACCACCAGCCCCTCGATGGATATTTCCAAGGCCTCGAATTTCGAGCGCTTCATTTATGACCTGCTCGATGGTGATGGTGCGCGCGTGGCCGCACTGTTCAAAAAAGTCGAGACCGAAGGCGGCTTTGATTTATCCGGCGGGCCTGGTAGTGATGGCGATGAATTCAAAAAAATTGCCCGCTTCGGCTTTGAGTCGGGCAAATCGGTGCACAGCGATCGCATCGCTACCATCCGCGCCGTCGAAAAAAATTACGGCATTACCGTCGACACCCATACGGCTGACGGCATCAAGGTGGCACGCGAACATTGGCAACCGGGCGTGACCATGATCGTGCTCGAAACAGCCTTACCCGCCAAGTTCAATGAAACCATACGCGAAGCCTTGGGTCGTGACGCCTTGCGCCCACCCGGTTTCGATCACCTCGAAGGCTTGCCGCAGCGTTTTGAAGTCATGAGCACCGATGTCGCGACCATGAAAGCCTATATCGCCAAGCATACCGGCCTGTAG
- a CDS encoding glutaredoxin domain-containing protein translates to MPQICPKCQHLRQPEADCPDWQCPACGVAYSKAGDARAALVTTRRTARKDNSGSAWKWGLAGVLMLGLALPMYSLRHKQQQQSQQPASANGQPLVVLYGTTWCGYCAAARDFFKANGIAYTELDVENSTAGYEGHKKAGGGGVPIIQIGETIIKGYDEAGLRNVLAPWLRQS, encoded by the coding sequence ATGCCGCAAATTTGCCCGAAATGCCAGCACCTGCGCCAGCCCGAGGCCGATTGCCCGGACTGGCAATGCCCGGCCTGTGGCGTGGCGTATAGCAAGGCTGGCGATGCGCGAGCTGCGCTGGTGACGACGAGGCGCACGGCGCGTAAGGACAATTCGGGCAGTGCTTGGAAATGGGGTTTGGCCGGCGTGCTGATGCTTGGTCTGGCGCTGCCGATGTATTCGCTGCGGCATAAACAACAGCAGCAGAGCCAGCAGCCAGCCAGTGCCAATGGCCAGCCTTTAGTGGTTTTATATGGCACGACTTGGTGCGGCTACTGTGCCGCAGCACGCGATTTTTTCAAGGCCAACGGCATTGCTTATACTGAGCTAGATGTCGAGAACAGCACCGCCGGCTATGAGGGGCATAAAAAAGCCGGCGGCGGTGGCGTGCCCATCATTCAAATCGGTGAGACGATTATCAAGGGCTACGATGAAGCCGGTCTGCGCAATGTACTCGCGCCGTGGTTACGCCAAAGCTGA
- a CDS encoding IclR family transcriptional regulator — MDYKVESVSCAIGLLLFVARYPGLGVSEIARRSGNSKARTFRLLSTLEESGMVQRDAGVTYRLGFKTLYLGAIAKEQIDIARLAQPVLSTIIEKCDENVHIRIRDGVESLMVAQETSKQRVRIHEELGTRRPLHVGASGKLLLAFAPANIQEAVLSERLEKFTNNTLVTRSALEAELAKINKLAYSISFSERAADVVAFAAPVRDSSGEVVAALGIAVPYSRFNENKLDFFIDCAKTGAEEFSKLMGFLPY; from the coding sequence ATGGATTACAAAGTCGAATCAGTCAGCTGCGCCATCGGCTTATTACTTTTCGTGGCGCGCTACCCTGGTCTTGGCGTATCTGAAATTGCACGAAGGTCTGGCAATTCCAAGGCCCGCACGTTCCGCTTACTGTCCACACTGGAAGAGAGCGGGATGGTGCAACGAGATGCCGGCGTCACCTACCGACTGGGCTTCAAAACATTGTATCTGGGGGCAATAGCTAAAGAGCAGATTGATATTGCTCGTTTGGCGCAACCTGTACTTTCCACTATCATCGAAAAATGCGATGAAAATGTCCATATTCGCATTCGTGACGGCGTCGAATCTTTAATGGTCGCACAAGAAACCAGCAAACAACGGGTGCGCATTCATGAAGAACTCGGGACACGACGACCACTGCATGTCGGGGCATCGGGGAAATTATTACTAGCCTTTGCACCGGCCAACATTCAAGAAGCGGTATTGTCTGAGCGCCTGGAAAAATTTACCAACAATACTCTCGTCACGCGCAGCGCATTGGAAGCAGAGTTAGCAAAAATTAATAAATTAGCGTACAGCATTTCGTTTTCAGAACGCGCAGCCGATGTCGTGGCATTTGCCGCACCGGTACGCGACAGCTCGGGCGAAGTCGTCGCCGCGCTTGGCATCGCAGTTCCTTACAGCCGCTTCAACGAAAATAAACTGGACTTTTTTATTGACTGCGCAAAAACCGGAGCGGAAGAATTTTCCAAATTAATGGGCTTTCTTCCCTATTGA
- a CDS encoding ABC transporter ATP-binding protein, whose amino-acid sequence MIPLLQVENLEKKFINEITGAQRIRNFFYANKIPARILHALSDVSLTLASGEVLGVVGESGCGKSTLGRIIAGILPASNGSVYFNGQPVHAHAASHHLNVQMVFQNPYASLNPRMRIDHSIGDAAIYHKIIDKSEAEAYTSELLQQVGLEHAYLRRYPHQLSGGQRQRIAIARALALKPKLIVCDEAVSALDVSVQAQVLNLLMDLRERNNLSYLFISHNLAVVEYMADRVAVMYLGRVVELATTETLFDQAQHPYTQALIADAPRIDTKPIHHHPIPGELPSPLAPPAGCAFHPRCPKATKRCKIERPLLKETTPMHFSACHLNEKLC is encoded by the coding sequence AAAATACCAGCACGCATCCTGCATGCGCTCTCCGACGTGTCGTTAACATTGGCAAGCGGTGAGGTGCTTGGTGTAGTCGGCGAGTCAGGCTGCGGAAAGTCGACCTTGGGACGCATCATTGCTGGCATTTTACCCGCGTCAAACGGCTCCGTATACTTTAATGGACAGCCAGTGCATGCGCACGCCGCGTCCCATCACTTGAACGTGCAGATGGTCTTTCAAAACCCTTATGCCTCATTAAACCCACGCATGCGCATTGATCACAGCATAGGCGACGCCGCGATTTACCACAAAATTATTGACAAGTCCGAGGCCGAAGCGTACACGTCCGAGCTACTACAACAAGTAGGCTTGGAGCACGCATATTTACGCCGTTATCCGCATCAACTTTCCGGGGGACAAAGGCAGCGAATTGCGATTGCTCGCGCCCTCGCTCTTAAGCCGAAATTAATTGTCTGCGATGAGGCTGTGTCGGCGCTGGACGTCTCGGTACAAGCGCAAGTCTTGAATTTACTCATGGATTTGCGCGAAAGAAATAATCTTAGCTATTTATTTATCAGCCACAACCTCGCTGTTGTGGAATACATGGCTGACCGTGTTGCGGTGATGTATCTTGGCCGTGTCGTGGAACTGGCGACAACCGAGACATTGTTCGATCAAGCCCAACATCCGTACACGCAAGCATTGATAGCGGATGCGCCACGAATTGACACGAAACCGATTCATCACCACCCAATTCCCGGCGAATTGCCAAGTCCGCTCGCCCCTCCTGCTGGATGCGCATTCCACCCAAGATGCCCAAAAGCGACAAAGCGCTGCAAAATTGAACGCCCTTTACTCAAAGAAACCACGCCCATGCATTTTTCCGCCTGCCACTTGAATGAAAAATTGTGCTGA